One window of Streptomyces sp. SUK 48 genomic DNA carries:
- a CDS encoding aldo/keto reductase — MTDTRIPTARLGAQGPEVGVQGLGCMGMSFGYGPTDTEQARAALDRALELGVTLYDTADAYGAGENERFLAPFFRAHRDEVVIATKFALSIPKDDPNRRIIRNDAPYIREAVEGSLQRLGVDVIDLYYMHRRDVNVPIEETVATMAELVREGKVKHLGLSEVTADELRAAHAVHPIAAVQSEWSLFSRDIEAHVVPAARELGVTLVPYSPLGRGFLTGAFANAEKDLTSDDFRRQQPRFTGDNAAANAALLQPLHTIAAAHGASAAQIALAWVQQRATVDSLPVIPIPGTRKASRVEENVGATRITLTEDELARLEPIAGKVAGERYADMAFTSAGRE; from the coding sequence ATGACCGACACCAGGATTCCGACGGCCCGCCTGGGAGCGCAGGGGCCCGAGGTCGGTGTACAGGGACTCGGCTGCATGGGCATGAGCTTCGGCTACGGCCCCACCGACACCGAGCAGGCGCGCGCCGCCCTGGACCGGGCGCTGGAGCTGGGCGTCACCCTCTACGACACCGCCGACGCGTACGGCGCCGGCGAGAACGAGCGGTTCCTCGCCCCGTTCTTCCGCGCCCACCGCGACGAGGTGGTGATCGCCACCAAGTTCGCCCTGTCCATCCCGAAGGACGACCCGAACCGGCGGATCATCCGCAACGACGCCCCGTACATCCGCGAGGCCGTCGAGGGCAGCCTCCAGCGGCTCGGCGTGGACGTGATCGACCTCTACTACATGCACCGCCGCGATGTGAACGTGCCCATCGAGGAGACCGTCGCCACCATGGCGGAGCTGGTGCGCGAGGGCAAGGTCAAGCACCTCGGCCTCAGCGAGGTCACCGCCGACGAACTGCGCGCCGCGCACGCCGTGCACCCGATCGCGGCCGTGCAGTCGGAGTGGTCCCTGTTCAGCCGGGACATCGAGGCGCATGTGGTGCCCGCCGCACGGGAGCTGGGCGTCACCCTGGTGCCCTACTCGCCGCTCGGCCGCGGCTTCCTGACCGGCGCGTTCGCCAACGCGGAGAAGGACCTCACGTCCGACGACTTCCGTCGTCAGCAGCCCCGCTTCACCGGTGACAACGCCGCCGCCAACGCGGCCCTCCTCCAGCCCCTGCACACCATCGCCGCCGCCCACGGCGCGAGCGCCGCCCAGATCGCCCTGGCCTGGGTCCAGCAGCGCGCGACGGTCGACTCGCTGCCGGTGATCCCGATCCCGGGCACCCGCAAGGCGAGCCGGGTCGAGGAGAACGTGGGCGCGACCCGGATCACCCTGACCGAGGACGAGCTGGCGCGGCTGGAGCCGATCGCGGGCAAGGTGGCGGGCGAGCGGTACGCGGACATGGCGTTCACCTCGGCCGGCCGGGAGTGA